A window from Danio aesculapii chromosome 6, fDanAes4.1, whole genome shotgun sequence encodes these proteins:
- the LOC130230347 gene encoding serine/threonine-protein kinase pim-1-like, with translation MNSTVLVFHPPACVIMGQKRKRDCFSDSDCVIVHNSYLGAQTKSCPNEVFQPVEERRPSKKMRSRSPSSYFSAQSVTSEDRNTEYYDSFMDCSVENHELQDNDTSSSGLSLDDKANSSSSSSSRTSCSNPTCRTPSSNCTPSWTSSYNTSSPSSSSSSLGGQQDIDNDILGRYRIVKKLGEGGYGTVFEAVRVMDGLEVAMKVVLKSNDMDYLSIPGHPTPLPLEVALTILANEGPSVPQIIQMLEWQERPDSYIMILERPSPCEDLFDFLERHEGTLSEDMTRHIMWQVVQAAHMCCQRGVLHRDIKLENLLINKETLEVKLIDFGCGDLLKTSAYTTFCGTEDYCPPEYRSSGRYYGKAATVWSLGVLLYELLCGEPPKHSDLELTNERIWIKSGLSKECCQLVQACLQRSPKKRIALGKLSSHSWFKVTR, from the exons ATGAACTCAACAGTGTTAGTGTTTCATCCACCCGCTTGTGTGATCATGGGacagaagagaaagagagattgTTTTTCTGACAGCGATTGCGTTATTGTGCACAATTCCTATCTTGGTGCACAAACAAAATCTTGCCCCAACGAGGTTTTTCAGCCCGTTGAAGAGAGGCGGCCATCAAAAAAGATGAGGAGCAGGTCGCCCTCTAGTTACTTCTCTGCTCAAAGTGTCACCTCTGAGGACAGAAATACTGAATATTATGATTCCTTCATGGATTGCTCTGTGGAGAATCATGAACTTCAGGATAATGACACCAGCAGCAGCGGCCTGAGTCTTGATGACAAGGCCAACTCCAGTTCCAGCTCCTCCAGCAGGACGTCTTGCTCCAACCCCACTTGCAGGACGCCCAGCTCCAACTGCACCCCCAGCTGGACTTCCAGCTACAACACCAGCAGCCCGTCAAGCTCCAGCAGCAGTCTTGGTGGTCAGCAGGACATTGACA ATGATATTTTGGGCCGCTACAGAATTGTGAAAAAGCTCGGTGAGGGAGGATACGGCACAGTGTTTGAAGCAGTTCGTGTGATGGATGGTCTTGAG GTGGCAATGAAGGTGGTTTTGAAGAGCAATGACATGGATTATCTCAGCATT CCTGGTCATCCTACACCCCTTCCGTTAGAGGTTGCTCTAACGATTCTTGCCAACGAAGGTCCAAGCGTTCCTCAGATAATCCAGATGTTGGAGTGGCAGGAGCGGCCCGACTCCTACATAATGATCTTGGAGCGCCCCTCACCCTGCGAAGACCTGTTTGATTTCCTGGAGCGGCACGAAGGAACCCTCAGCGAGGACATGACGCGGCACATCATGTGGCAGGTAGTGCAGGCTGCCCACATGTGCTGTCAGCGAGGGGTCCTCCATCGAGACATAAAACTAGAAAACCTGCTGATAAACAAGGAGACCCTGGAGGTGAAGCTCATCGACTTTGGCTGCGGGGACCTTCTGAAGACCTCTGCCTACACAACATTCTGTG GCACCGAAGATTACTGTCCACCTGAATACAGGTCTAGTGGCAGATATTATGGTAAAGCGGCAACCGTTTGGTCACTGGGGGTTCTCCTATATGAACTGCTGTGTGGAGAACCTCCAAAACACAGTGACCTGGAATTGACCAATGAAAGAATTTGGATCAAATCTGGATTGTCAAAAG AGTGTTGCCAACTGGTCCAGGCCTGCCTTCAGAGGAGCCCAAAGAAGAGGATCGCTTTGGGGAAACTCAGCAGCCATAGCTGGTTCAAG GTCACCAGATAA